The following DNA comes from Tunturibacter psychrotolerans.
GGCGTTGACCTGATCGTTCTCGGGGTAGAGGGTGCGGATGGGTGAGGTGAAGCGGAGGAAGTCGGCGGCTTCGATCTCGCCGGTTTCGGCCTGGCGACGGAGCTCGGCGTCTTCCTGGAGGGTTTCGGGGCGGACGTTGGTGGGGTAGAGCTGGGGGTGGCGACGCTCGAGGCGGAAGTCGGTGGGGGTTTCGTAGCTGTAGAACTCTTCGGCGCGGACGACGATGTCGCGGTTGACGGCGGTCATGCGGTCGTAGTCGCTGAGGTGCGGGTTGGCGGCGAGGGCGAGGGGGCTGAAGTCCTGGAGCCAGTCGAAGCCCCACTCGAGGGGGCGGACGATGCGGTTGGTGTCGCGGGTGGTGAGGGCTGTCTCCCAGGAGTACATCCACTTTGCGTAAAGCCTTGAGAGCATTTATCTAGTTTACCAAGGGTTTGAGTGGAGTTTGTTGGGACTAGAATGCGGCGATGGGATGCCGCGGCTTCGTTATCGTTGTGGCTCTGGGGATGGCGATGCCTTGCGCTTTCGCGCAGAGCTCGCCCAGAGGCGCGGTGGATTCGATCCCGGTCGTGTCGGTCTGCGATATCGTCAACAATCCGCTGCAGTTCAAAGGCAGGCTGGTGGTGGTGCGTGGTCAGATCTCGACTGATCTGCAACAGCGGGATGAGTTTCGGGTGAACCAGCCCTCGTTCGGCAAAGCCTGCCGCTCCTTGTCAGCGAAGCTTCAGGGGCCGACCGATCTTGCGGCGAACAGCGCGTCTGGGACCTTCATCGGCAGGGTGGTCGTGGATACCGCGGTGAGCCGGTCGAACCTCCTCGTGGGTCGATGGACGGAATCGAAGATATTCTTCGTGATTGAGAAACTATCGGACGTGCGTGACCAGCAAGTTTGGAATGGGCTTGTGCCGGTGCGGCGGCTCTACGATAGCCAAAGCGGCTCGTTTGTCACGCCCTAGCAGGTTGGCGACTCTTTCAGCAGAACCTCCGGATCGGTGGAGACACCGCGATATTTCTTCCTGCTTGCAGGCGATTTTTACCTTCCAGTTTCGTGTTGCCGGAAATTATTGGCGTTTTGATTGTCGAAATGTCGCGGCCTGCATCAGATAGATGGAAGCATTTACAGGAATCAGGCAATTTTGACTATGGCGAAAAGGTTGTAGTCGGAGATTTTTTCCACTGGTCTCCGGATTTAGGCGAAAGTGGAAAATGTTTTCCTTCCGATTACGGGTTTGCCCTCAGGTCCTGTGGATGAATGGTCGATAAATTTGGCCCTGTTTGTTGACAATAAAGGGCCTTTTGAACCCGACGAGACTGGCATTGCGCTTGCAAGTATGCAAAACGTAGCACAGAGACAGAAAAGATCATCAACGTAGAGAGAGGAGGCAAATTATGGCAGCGATCACACTTTATACATGCCTTTGTGGAGTTCAGAAGAAGACGAGCAATCATTGGGTGCTGGCGAAGGTCAGCGATAACGGTATTACTTTTATGCCGTGGGATGCTGAACTGGCGAGGCGCGGAGATATCGTTGTACTGTGCGGCGAGGGTTGCGCGGCGTCGATGCTGAGCCGTTCGCTGGGCGACTGGAAGAAGCCGGCGGTTGGCGTGACCAGCGTTGGTTCAATCACCGATATCAGTGCGGAGTATGAGTTGGCAGTAGCTTAGGCTGACTTTCCCCGGAGAGCCGAAAGGGGCGCTCTGCGGGGATTTGCGGGTCGGTATGTGTCCCAGAGGACGGGAGACTGCTGAACGCGGGTGGGGTTGGTGGGTTAGAAGATTCCTGGGATGAGGCATTTGGTGGTTTTGCTGTAGTCGTCGTATTCGTGGCCGAAGGCGCGGCGGAGGGCTGATTCTTCTACGCGGATTCGATAGAAGAGAGCGGCGACGGTGGGGATGAGGACAATCGCGAAGCCGATCCAGTTTCGGGTGTGAAGGGCGATTGCGGCGAAGATGAGGATGAGTCCTGAGTAGGACGGGTGGCGGACGAACCGGAAGAGACCTGTTTTGTGGACGGTTTGGGTGGCACGGATGGCGACGTTGGCGCTGAAGGATCGGCCGAGGGTTACGATGGCTGTCCAACGAATGGCGAGGCCGAGGATGAGGGGGATGAGTGCGGCGGCTTGAGCCCAGGGGGTGATGGGGTCAATGGTGTGGGGGTGGGTGTCGCCGTAGTAGCTGCCGAGGGTGATGGAGATAAGGATGGCGAGCCAGAGGATGCGGAGAGAGCCGCGGTCCTGGATGTCGCCACCGCCCTGGCGGGTGCGGGTGACGACGAGAATGGCGACTTCAGAGAAGACCCACGCGAGGTAAAGGATTCGGTAGAAAGCCAATACGTTCATGCTGGAACCTCGTGCGTTGGTCTGAGTGTAGGTGCGAGAGATTTTATGGTTGCGGTGGGGTGATGCTTTCTACGATGACGCCTTCGGTTTCGAAGTGTGTGACGCGGTGATCCGTGCTGTGGCCCATGTGAACCGCTTTTTTGAGGAGGGTGATGAGCGGGCGGGAGCTTTCGGGGAACCAACGGTCGGAGGATTGATCCCAGTCGACGGCGAGGTTGTAGGTGACGTCGCATTTGGGACAGAGGACTGGGGTTTCGAGCCAACGCTGGAAGGAGCCGGTGGTGAGTTTGCGGACGGGGTCGGTGCCGGAACGGATGGCTGCTATGCGTAGATTCATCGCTGGGGACAGGGTAGCACTGGGGTTTGTGGGTTGGGATTGTGCGTCGAGATTGGACGGTCGGCGGGAACTTGAGTAGGCTTCTCGGACGGGGAGAGGCCGGGGCGATGGGTGAGGGGGAGAAAGATCCGCGGGTGACGCTCGCGGGAGAACGAACGGAGATGGCGATCTTTCGCACCAGCCTGGCCCTGGATAGGACTACGCTGGCTTGGGTTCGGACGACGCTGACAATGAGTAGCTTCGGGCTGGGGATGATTGCGTTCTTTCGGACGATTCGCATGCAGGCGAATACGCCGGAGAGCGTGCGGCTGCATGAGGCGGCGATTCGCTTTGGCGTGGCGCTGGTGGTGATTGGTGTGGTGGCGACGGGGCTGGTGGCGGTGGCGCATGTCTCTTCGCTACGGAAGTTGCGAGCGGGAGAGGTGCCGATGGCTGCGAAGTGGCCGTTGAGCATTGCGCTTGCGCTGCTGCTGGCTTTGCTGGCGCTGTGGGGGCTGTGGAATGCGTTTCATGGGTAGAGGCCTAGAGCTCGGAGAAGATGAGGCAGACGCGACCCACGATGTAGTCGGCTGGGGTTTCGTGCGCGGCGAGAGGCAGGAGCTGGACGGGGAAGTCGCGGGAGTAGGGACGGAGAATGAGACGGCCTTCGTCGTAGTCGACGAAGCGCAGGAGGAGCGCGGCTCCGCAACGGACGGCGTAGAGAGTGGGCTGATGGGCGCGGTAAGGGGCGAGGGAGTTGTAGTGGCGATCGAGAACGGCGATGGCGCCGGGAGACAGGAGCGGGTCCATGGCGGCGGATTGCTGGGTGTCGGCGCGGATGGCGAGGAAGCGCTGCCAGTGGGCGTGCTTGGTGGAGGGGCGGGCGCGGTTGTCGTGAAGGCGGGAGGCGGAGACCTGAATGGTTTCGATGATGGAGGCGGGTGGGATGCGGGAGTCGTCCATGGCGGCGGATGGGGAGACAACGGGGACGATTTCGATGGGATCGCTGGTTTCGGGTGAGGTGTGAGTTGCGGTGGCG
Coding sequences within:
- a CDS encoding methyltransferase family protein; the encoded protein is MNVLAFYRILYLAWVFSEVAILVVTRTRQGGGDIQDRGSLRILWLAILISITLGSYYGDTHPHTIDPITPWAQAAALIPLILGLAIRWTAIVTLGRSFSANVAIRATQTVHKTGLFRFVRHPSYSGLILIFAAIALHTRNWIGFAIVLIPTVAALFYRIRVEESALRRAFGHEYDDYSKTTKCLIPGIF
- a CDS encoding YidH family protein, translated to MSRLLGRGEAGAMGEGEKDPRVTLAGERTEMAIFRTSLALDRTTLAWVRTTLTMSSFGLGMIAFFRTIRMQANTPESVRLHEAAIRFGVALVVIGVVATGLVAVAHVSSLRKLRAGEVPMAAKWPLSIALALLLALLALWGLWNAFHG